aaatattatatcatTTTTACAGTCGCACACAATTTTGCTTGTCCAGCCGACCAAGAGACCCGAGGGCCGCACATATGCTGACTATGAGTCAGTTAATGAATGCATGGAAGGTGAGTCTTTAGTCTTTTTAAAACAgctgataataaataatgcGTTTTGTCTTTATCCGTGGAGTAATAAACTTAGGCTAAAACCATTCCTCTGTTCATTGCACAATCATATTTCTTATTCCTCAATAATTTAATTTCGTTCGTAATTATTGGAATGAAAGTTAACTCAATACCTGCCCAAAAAGGTTTCAGACTTTTGAAAAATATAGGATATGTGTAAGGTAGTGTGAATGCTGTTAagtgctttattttttattttgtagtttgaTAGTCATTCAATGGTAAGTATACTGTTCACAAAACGCACAGTAAAGTGGAGCTGAGTCTATATTTTGAGTTGACTGTATGACTGTGTGCATTAGTAGTCTTATGAACTACAGTGACATTTATTATCTCTCCTATGATTAAAATTATTTAATTGATTATGAATATCAATCAATTCAGTCTGAATctaattattttcttcatccCTTTTTAAATCATACCCTATCTCTGTCTCATTCTCTTTTAAGTGTGTTCTGTAGTGTTTTGTCAGTTAGGTGTCCTTTACTTTCTATTTTAGCCATTTTCTTTTAATGCATTCTGGCTCTGCCTCCTGCCCATTTCTTCCAGGTGTGTGCAAAATGTATGAAGAGCATCTgaagaggatgaatcctaacaGTCCATCTATCACTTACGACATTAGTCAGTTGTTTGACTTCATTGACGACTTGGCAGACCTTAGCTGTCTTGTGTAAGTATGATTTGGTTCTTAAACTCCTGATGctttgaacaaaaacaaacctgtGATGAATTTGTTGATTACCTCCAGTAAATATATCCTTTACTTTTTACATAGCTACAGGGCTGACACCCAGACTTACCAGCCATACAACAAAGACTGGATCAAGGAGAAGATATATGTCCTGTTGCGGCGTCAGGCTCAGCAGGCAGCAAAGTAAAGGCAAGAGTGTCCAGTTGTCCTGCTACACACATCAGGAAGGAGTTTGCGCTGCACTACATTTCAACAGCGTCGTAAAGATCTGTGTTTAAGGACAACATTGTCAGTTTCATGAAGGGAGGGTtttcatatatactgtacattggGAAGGGCAGAGGTTGGAATTTTGGGGTTTATATAGAGATGGAGTTGCCCTTGGCAGCACACACATTTGTAATTTTGTTACATCATGATGCGAGTGGGGCTAACAGCTGCAAGGACTAACTTATTAATGAAGAGGGATCCCACAGGCTagataaaaaccttttttttgtttgtcaaatTTTTAGTAATGCGCATTCATTTTTCTCTAaaagttgtctttttttaatatatactttttttggACAGttggatttgaagatgttttggATTTTGAGTGCAGGTACTTCAATTTTAAAGGTCCAGCaagtagaatttagtggcatctagcagaacagacttggcagtAAGTTTTAACCATTGTACAATCGCCTAAAATAAGAACCGTGTTTACATTACCtgagaatgagccctttatatctttATAGAGAGCAGGTCCTGTtccacagaggctgccatgttgcaccgtTATATTTCTGCAGTaacccagaatggacaaaccaaacccTGAATCTTGAGAGGGccttttgtgtcttttgtgaATTATGTGACTACCATAGGTTCTTCGACAGGGGGAAAGGGGGAAAGactattcagttggttgcaatctacaacctcaTCGCTAGATGCctttaaatcctacacactggtctgTTAAATTACATTGTCTTCAAACTGAACCTCTGATGCTAATAGCCTTTTTTCATGTTGTTATTATGGTTTCTATAGCCAACCATCATTatgtaaaatgctgttttttgtaaacctgtttttttttttcatagcatCTCATTTCAACTATATATTGCTGTTTCCTTTTGATTTAAACATAATAAAGTATTGTTTTCTGACTGGTCTCCACTCTTGAATACACAGCCATTGAAATGCTTAGGAATACTCTGTCATGTTAAAATCAATCTCTGTGTGAACATATTGTCATAATGCTGAAGTGAATGTGATGCTGAGTGTCTAAGTGGTTATATAAGTTTTATATAAGTTATGTAAACTATATCGGGAAGAATGAAGCTGGTGGTTGCTGTAGGATTACTTTttgttggatgttttttttttttttttttttttttttgagccaGTTGCGCTAATCACAATAAAAACCCGTTTCGGCCGTTAggtactgtctctttaaatgtgGCGGGCTGCCCTGTTGTTGCTGTGCGGGAAACCCCGTACTGACTCTGAAGGGGCCCAAGATGGCTGAATACTCACGGGGGGGGCAGTTAGCAATTATCTGAACAAGACCTCGGGAATGAATGGCAAATAGCACTATAATGTAAAGCGCAAACTTGAAATAATTTTACGAATACAGATTGTCggtttgcacattttttgggaTGCATGAAAACCAGTAAGGAGAGAGTTGTCTCTCCGCGGCCCCGAGCCAGAACATGGCGGAACACTTGGGGAAGAAATAGAAGCTAACGCTAGCTAGCTGGCGTATTATTGAGACACATTTGGAAACGTTGGTCCTGGGTAAATACGGCGTTTGCGTTCCGCAATTGTGAAGTAATGTTTTCGGTGCACAGCTGTGGTCATTCTGCTTCAAATGGTTGTTTAACCTTAAGTATGTGGAGCGTAGGCAGTTAGCGTACTAGCTTGCTTGTCAAATCGTTGAGGTTTGCTACTAGCTAACGCTGCCCGCTAGCGTACAAACTGTTCCATTAAGCAGGCAGTGTTTTGGGAACCAGTTATCGTAACATCGGGGCTTATTCTTAATACACTCCTTATAACTATATGTGGGGACGTTGTCATGTGTGTCAGCCCTCGTTTTGTCGCCTAACACGGTAACTTAGCTAATGTCAATATCATCCGCACTGTTAAATTAGACTATCGTTAGCTTGCTACAATGGTCTGTAAGCTGCTTTTAAGTGGTGCGTTGCCCGTTACCGTGGCGAGATAAGTTTTGAGGCAGCTCGTCAAAATAGTCTTGATTTTGTAGTTGTAACTGCAGAGTCAGGAAGGATAATCGACCAGGTGTTCCGATTTAAAGCTGCTTTCGCCTGACTGACCCCTGACACAAGCTCAATACCGCATTGTAGTAGTTaacaggtgtaaaaaaaaaaaaaaaagaaagaaaagtgaattGAAGTTGTGGCGTTGCCTGGCGAAGCAGACACA
This genomic interval from Scomber japonicus isolate fScoJap1 chromosome 17, fScoJap1.pri, whole genome shotgun sequence contains the following:
- the erh gene encoding enhancer of rudimentary homolog, giving the protein MSHTILLVQPTKRPEGRTYADYESVNECMEGVCKMYEEHLKRMNPNSPSITYDISQLFDFIDDLADLSCLVYRADTQTYQPYNKDWIKEKIYVLLRRQAQQAAK